The nucleotide window TATTCCTAAATTCTGATTATAAATCAAACTGCATATAAAAAGAGCTGATTTCGCTGGCAGCTCTCCTGTGTTATAAATTTTTATTTCATTAAAACATCGTGAATATCATTATTCTTATCAAATATTAATTTTGCAAATGGGCATAAAGGCAGTATTTTCAGATTATTTTTTCTGGCAAAATCTACTCCTGCCATTACAAGGCTCTTCCCTACTCCTTTTCCTTCCGCCGGAATTTCTACTACAGTGTGGTCTATAATGAACTTGTCATCTCCTATCCATGTATAAGTCATATGTCCTAACATTTCGTTATTTTCCCATGCTTCAAACTGTTTCTGTTCTTTTTTGTGAATTATTTCCATAGATATTCATCCTCCGTCTTCTTTAAGTTACTCCGTTGTGTGGAATTTTTTGTATACTTTATTTATTTCTAATTTAAATATATTATAATATTATTTCCTTAGTTTTCTATTATTCTTTGAGTTTATTTTTACTAAATCTATATATTGAATTTTTATTTTATATTTTGATCACAAATGCCGGGAAATGATATCATTCACGTATAATCCCTTTTTGCAGTCCTGTAAAAAATTTTATTATTCC belongs to Sebaldella sp. S0638 and includes:
- a CDS encoding GNAT family N-acetyltransferase, whose protein sequence is MEIIHKKEQKQFEAWENNEMLGHMTYTWIGDDKFIIDHTVVEIPAEGKGVGKSLVMAGVDFARKNNLKILPLCPFAKLIFDKNNDIHDVLMK